From a single Glycine soja cultivar W05 chromosome 19, ASM419377v2, whole genome shotgun sequence genomic region:
- the LOC114400795 gene encoding translin-like, producing the protein MQYTKPAFRNAAFYCHVFSRSLTLNPNPLLLVSPFRKPETFRLASPVSCLSSSSMAVPPSSLEKQFDDFRVQLEESGTLRERIRSVVSEIESSTRLIYATLLLVHQSRPTPELLEKAKSHVNVLKKQYKQLAEVVGGCPGQYYRYHGDWKSETQSVVSMLTFMHWLETGSLLEHKEAEEKLGLNSSEFGLDVEDYLIGVCFMSNELPRYVVNQVTAGDYDCPRKVLKFLTDLHAAFRMLNLRNDFLRKKFDGMKYDLRKVEEVYYDVKIRGLTPNGEPVGDLEIKESQDNLNLKL; encoded by the exons atGCAATACACGAAACCAGCGTTTCGAAACGCGGCTTTCTACTGCCACGTCTTCTCTCGCTCCTTAACCTTAAACCCTAACCCTCTGCTCCTCGTTTCCCCGTTTCGGAAACCCGAAACGTTTCGCCTCGCTTCACCCGTTTCGTGCTTATCCTCCTCCTCAATGGCGGTGCCTCCGTCTTCGCTGGAGAAGCAATTCGATGACTTTAGGGTTCAGCTGGAAGAATCTGGAACCTTGCGCGAACGAATTCGAAGCGTCGTTTCGGAGATTGAGTCCTCCACTAGGCTCATCTATGCCACACTTCTTCTCGTTCACCAGTCTCGTCCCACTCCCG AGCTTTTAGAGAAGGCCAAGTCTCATGTTAATGTGTTAAAGAAGCAGTATAAGCAACTTGCTGAAGTTGTTGGAGGATGCCCTGGGCAATACTATAG GTACCATGGTGATTGGAAGAGTGAGACACAGTCTGTAGTTTCAATGCTTACATTTATGCACTGGCTTGAAACAGGAAGCCTTCTCGAGCACAAAGAGGCTGAGGAAAAACTTGGGT TGAATAGTTCAGAATTTGGCCTAGACGTTGAAGATTACTTAATAG GTGTCTGTTTTATGTCTAATGAATTG CCAAGGTATGTGGTGAATCAAGTGACAGCTGGGGACTATGATTGTCCAAGGAAGGTCTTAAAGTTCTTAACAGATCTCCATGCTGCATTCCGCATGCTTAATCTACGAAATGATTTTTTGCGAAAGAAGTTTGATG GCATGAAGTATGACTTAAGAAAAGTCGAAGAAGTTTACTATGATGTTAAGATTCGGGGTTTGACACCGAATGGTGAGCCAGTTGGAGACTTGGAGATCAAGGAATCGCAGGACAATCTTAATCTTAAGTTGTGA
- the LOC114399286 gene encoding auxin-responsive protein SAUR50-like has protein sequence MKGKFLRGCLNKWKKMGSRVFHCAAYGYCCEWELGSSMHEDEGDSIPNDVPKGHLVVYVGEHHKRYVIKITLLNHPLFKTLLDQAKDEYDFIADSKLYIPCSEHLFLTVLRRASTPHNERVFVRV, from the coding sequence atgAAGGGAAAGTTTCTAAGAGGGTGCCTTAACAAGTGGAAGAAAATGGGAAGTAGAGTGTTCCATTGTGCTGCCTACGGTTACTGCTGTGAATGGGAACTGGGGTCATCCATgcatgaagatgaaggagacTCCATTCCCAACGATGTGCCAAAGGGTCACTTGGTTGTGTACGTGGGAGAGCACCATAAGAGATATGTCATCAAGATTACCTTACTCAATCATCCACTCTTCAAGACTCTGCTGGATCAAGCTAAGGATGAGTATGATTTCATTGCAGATTCAAAGCTCTATATTCCTTGCAGTGAGCATCTTTTCCTCACTGTCCTTCGCCGTGCAAGCACTCCACACAACGAACGAGTGTTTGTGCGTGTCTGa
- the LOC114400704 gene encoding serine/threonine-protein kinase PCRK1-like isoform X1, with product MIWLFDAIKSEGMKCFPFSYGEKKDEPKGLQLQSTSGRSDNSTCVEAEVRRSGSALNSQDVSDNGSSESLRRNAIPSLSQRPCNLRVFTVSELKSATKNFSRSVMIGEGGFGCVYLGLIRSAEDPSRRTEVAVKQLSKRGMQGHREWVTEVNVLGIVEHPNLVKLVGYCADDDERGIQRLLIYEYMPNRSVEHHLSHRSETPLPWSRRLKIARDAASGLTYLHEEMDFQIIFRDFKSSNILLDEQWNAKLSDFGLARLGPSDGLTHVSTAVVGTMGYAAPEYVQTGRLTSKNDVWSYGVFLYELITGRRPLDRNRPRGEQKLLEWIRPYLSDGKKFQLILDPRLDKKQVFKSAQRLATIANRCLVKNPKNRPKMSEVLEMVNGMVESISSSSPQLPLRSVATLEASQDTETNNKKRTMDHKPGESNWFVRMWRPKLVRTC from the exons ATGATATGGTTATTTGATGCTA TCAAGTCAGAAGGAATGAAGTGTTTTCCATTCTCCTATGGAGAGAAGAAAGATGAACCGAAAGGCTTGCAGTTGCAGTCAACATCGGGTCGATCAGACAATTCCACATGTGTTGAGGCTGAGGTTAGAAGATCTGGTTCTGCATTAAATTCTCAGGATGTTTCAGACAATGGCAGCTCAGAATCTCTCAGGAGGAATGCGATTCCCAGTTTGTCCCAGAGACCCTGCAACCTCAGAGTGTTTACTGTATCTGAACTGAAATCAGCCACAAAGAATTTCAGTCGCTCTGTTATGATCGGAGAGGGTGGGTTTGGGTGTGTCTACCTGGGATTGATAAGAAGTGCGGAGGACCCCTCCAGAAGAACTGAAGTCGCAGTTAAACAACTTAGTAAAAGAGGAATGCAG GGCCATAGGGAATGGGTAACAGAAGTGAATGTTCTGGGCATTGTTGAGCATCCCAATCTTGTGAAACTAGTGGGTTACTGTGCTGATGATGATGAGAGAGGAATCCAGCGGCTTCTGATTTATGAATACATGCCAAACAGAAGTGTGGAACACCATTTATCTCACCGATCAGAGACTCCTCTCCCATGGAGTAGGAGATTAAAAATAGCTCGAGATGCAGCTAGTGGGTTAACATACCTGCACGAGGAAATGGATTTCCAG ATAATTTTCAGAGATTTCAAATCTTCAAATATCCTATTGGATGAACAGTGGAATGCTAAGCTATCAGACTTTGGGTTAGCAAGGTTGGGACCATCAGATGGACTGACTCATGTCTCAACAGCG GTTGTAGGAACAATGGGATATGCAGCTCCTGAATATGTTCAAACTGGACGTCTAACATCAAAGAATGATGTATGGAGCTACGGTGTCTTCCTTTATGAACTCATAACTGGTAGGCGCCCTTTAGATCGAAATCGCCCCAGGGGTGAGCAGAAGCTGTTGGAATGGATAAGGCCATACCTATCAGATGGGAAGAAATTTCAACTAATATTAGATCCAAGACTTGATAAGAAACAAGTCTTCAAGTCAGCCCAGAGACTTGCTACGATAGCTAACCGATGCTTGGTAAAAAATCCAAAGAATCGTCCAAAGATGAGTGAGGTATTGGAAATGGTGAATGGAATGGTAGAATCCATATCCAGTTCTAGTCCACAGTTGCCCCTGAGGAGTGTGGCAACATTGGAAGCTTCCCAGGATACTGAAACAAACAACAAGAAACGAACCATGGATCATAAGCCTGGAGAAAGTAATTGGTTTGTTAGGATGTGGAGACCAAAGCTTGTAAGAACATGTTGA
- the LOC114400704 gene encoding serine/threonine-protein kinase PCRK1-like isoform X2 has product MKCFPFSYGEKKDEPKGLQLQSTSGRSDNSTCVEAEVRRSGSALNSQDVSDNGSSESLRRNAIPSLSQRPCNLRVFTVSELKSATKNFSRSVMIGEGGFGCVYLGLIRSAEDPSRRTEVAVKQLSKRGMQGHREWVTEVNVLGIVEHPNLVKLVGYCADDDERGIQRLLIYEYMPNRSVEHHLSHRSETPLPWSRRLKIARDAASGLTYLHEEMDFQIIFRDFKSSNILLDEQWNAKLSDFGLARLGPSDGLTHVSTAVVGTMGYAAPEYVQTGRLTSKNDVWSYGVFLYELITGRRPLDRNRPRGEQKLLEWIRPYLSDGKKFQLILDPRLDKKQVFKSAQRLATIANRCLVKNPKNRPKMSEVLEMVNGMVESISSSSPQLPLRSVATLEASQDTETNNKKRTMDHKPGESNWFVRMWRPKLVRTC; this is encoded by the exons ATGAAGTGTTTTCCATTCTCCTATGGAGAGAAGAAAGATGAACCGAAAGGCTTGCAGTTGCAGTCAACATCGGGTCGATCAGACAATTCCACATGTGTTGAGGCTGAGGTTAGAAGATCTGGTTCTGCATTAAATTCTCAGGATGTTTCAGACAATGGCAGCTCAGAATCTCTCAGGAGGAATGCGATTCCCAGTTTGTCCCAGAGACCCTGCAACCTCAGAGTGTTTACTGTATCTGAACTGAAATCAGCCACAAAGAATTTCAGTCGCTCTGTTATGATCGGAGAGGGTGGGTTTGGGTGTGTCTACCTGGGATTGATAAGAAGTGCGGAGGACCCCTCCAGAAGAACTGAAGTCGCAGTTAAACAACTTAGTAAAAGAGGAATGCAG GGCCATAGGGAATGGGTAACAGAAGTGAATGTTCTGGGCATTGTTGAGCATCCCAATCTTGTGAAACTAGTGGGTTACTGTGCTGATGATGATGAGAGAGGAATCCAGCGGCTTCTGATTTATGAATACATGCCAAACAGAAGTGTGGAACACCATTTATCTCACCGATCAGAGACTCCTCTCCCATGGAGTAGGAGATTAAAAATAGCTCGAGATGCAGCTAGTGGGTTAACATACCTGCACGAGGAAATGGATTTCCAG ATAATTTTCAGAGATTTCAAATCTTCAAATATCCTATTGGATGAACAGTGGAATGCTAAGCTATCAGACTTTGGGTTAGCAAGGTTGGGACCATCAGATGGACTGACTCATGTCTCAACAGCG GTTGTAGGAACAATGGGATATGCAGCTCCTGAATATGTTCAAACTGGACGTCTAACATCAAAGAATGATGTATGGAGCTACGGTGTCTTCCTTTATGAACTCATAACTGGTAGGCGCCCTTTAGATCGAAATCGCCCCAGGGGTGAGCAGAAGCTGTTGGAATGGATAAGGCCATACCTATCAGATGGGAAGAAATTTCAACTAATATTAGATCCAAGACTTGATAAGAAACAAGTCTTCAAGTCAGCCCAGAGACTTGCTACGATAGCTAACCGATGCTTGGTAAAAAATCCAAAGAATCGTCCAAAGATGAGTGAGGTATTGGAAATGGTGAATGGAATGGTAGAATCCATATCCAGTTCTAGTCCACAGTTGCCCCTGAGGAGTGTGGCAACATTGGAAGCTTCCCAGGATACTGAAACAAACAACAAGAAACGAACCATGGATCATAAGCCTGGAGAAAGTAATTGGTTTGTTAGGATGTGGAGACCAAAGCTTGTAAGAACATGTTGA